The Microcoleus sp. FACHB-831 genome has a segment encoding these proteins:
- a CDS encoding Mur ligase family protein: protein MRISLADRLRLGLAVGTAHTVTSLVRLLKLGAASVLPGQIAGRIQPKLLPLLFRQVKRGVIFIAGTNGKTTTSLLLRTMLENQGWRVAHNAAGANLINGLMTALLENTNLVGSLEADYAILEVDENIVPLVLPQVVGEGCPRCYILCLNLFRDQLDRYGEVDTISRRWQKAIAPLPPETVVVVNADDPTLSYLGQQLNQRVLCFGLNEPEAYLDEIPHAVDSIYCPSCGHSLDYQGVYLSHQGDYKCPSCGFHRGKLDIESREWPQVLIGIYNKYNTLAAVLAAKEIGVDLDKILDTIKNFQAAYGRAEELTVGGKKVRILLSKNPVALNETIRAVNQQGGSTKLLVLNDRTPDGTDVSWIWDVDTEKLVEKGGTVVVSGDRVYDMALRIRYSMDENSSLKLIVKEDLQEAIAVALEHTPADETLHILPTYSAMLEVRGLLTGRQIL, encoded by the coding sequence TTGAGGATATCACTTGCAGACAGATTGCGGCTGGGATTGGCAGTGGGGACGGCACACACAGTAACGTCCCTAGTGCGACTATTAAAGTTGGGTGCGGCTAGCGTCTTACCAGGGCAAATTGCGGGAAGAATTCAGCCAAAATTGTTGCCCCTCTTGTTTCGTCAAGTCAAACGCGGCGTAATTTTTATTGCGGGGACGAACGGTAAAACGACGACATCCCTTCTGCTACGCACCATGTTAGAAAATCAGGGATGGCGGGTGGCGCACAACGCTGCTGGTGCGAATCTGATAAATGGCTTGATGACGGCGCTGCTGGAAAATACCAATCTGGTGGGGAGTCTAGAAGCGGATTACGCGATTCTGGAGGTAGATGAGAATATTGTGCCTCTGGTTTTGCCGCAGGTAGTAGGCGAAGGGTGTCCCCGGTGCTACATTTTGTGCTTAAATTTGTTCCGCGACCAGTTGGACAGATATGGGGAAGTTGATACAATTAGTCGGCGTTGGCAGAAAGCGATCGCGCCTTTACCGCCAGAAACAGTGGTAGTTGTGAACGCCGATGACCCTACCTTATCGTATTTGGGTCAGCAGCTAAACCAGCGGGTATTGTGCTTCGGATTAAATGAACCTGAAGCTTATCTAGATGAAATTCCCCATGCGGTAGATTCTATTTATTGCCCCAGCTGCGGACACTCTCTCGATTATCAGGGCGTCTACCTCTCCCACCAGGGAGATTATAAGTGTCCCAGCTGTGGTTTTCATAGGGGAAAACTCGATATTGAAAGTCGAGAATGGCCGCAAGTTCTTATCGGAATTTACAACAAGTACAACACCCTAGCTGCTGTATTAGCGGCGAAGGAAATAGGGGTTGATCTTGATAAGATTCTAGACACAATTAAAAATTTCCAGGCTGCTTACGGACGCGCTGAGGAATTGACAGTAGGCGGGAAGAAAGTGCGGATTTTATTATCAAAAAATCCGGTAGCACTCAATGAAACTATCCGCGCAGTTAATCAGCAAGGTGGAAGCACAAAACTGCTGGTGTTGAATGACAGGACGCCGGACGGTACAGATGTATCCTGGATTTGGGATGTGGATACTGAGAAATTAGTAGAGAAAGGGGGGACTGTTGTAGTCAGCGGCGATCGCGTCTATGATATGGCTTTAAGAATACGCTATAGCATGGACGAAAATAGTAGCTTGAAATTGATTGTAAAAGAAGATTTGCAAGAAGCGATCGCAGTGGCTTTAGAACACACACCCGCTGATGAAACTCTCCACATTCTTCCCACATATTCAGCAATGTTAGAAGTGCGCGGATTGTTGACTGGAAGGCAGATTTTGTAA